A part of Aspergillus oryzae RIB40 DNA, chromosome 7 genomic DNA contains:
- a CDS encoding uncharacterized protein (predicted protein), producing MTGDTYGTTIAHAFSSAKDTAAKMLSGGECGKRLIPHVIDETARKTPDVECMSTPRSNNRHDGWKPVSWAQVANAVNYAAQMLIMQAEHPAPGTFPTVAYIGLEDPRYPIFVVGAIKAGYKALLISPRNSIEAQMNLFARTDCNILYHELQYASMVQPWADARSGMEGVAVAPFDEWVAEGVTPALYTKTFAEAEWDPYVVLHTSGSTGLPKPVVVRHGMVAMNDLHRYIPARNGNLAWLSTWTSFPNPRHLLIMPLFHTGGLMIMTVCAFYYNAPIAFREPSRPITGDNVVEWLQNSNSGWTFIPPAILDHMSRSQQAIIELKELHAVGCGGGAIAHDSIDILLSHGIKTINAIACTEYFYFPYYSQPDPAMWPWFIIHKELMGIEWRLIDDDTYEQVIVRKDKHPGLQGCFYTFPELDEFSTKDLYRPHPTLADHWTYVGRADDIIVFSTGEKLNPVTIEGAVMGHPAVFSAQVVGSKQFHAALMIEPIQYPKSEEEKQHFLDDPTIEKVNAETVAHGRISRDYVFLADPQKPFPRAGKGTIQRSMVEKLYAADIEGFFDNSRDKLVIAVDLDVTSETGFMHLVRDLVQSVFKIRQLDTEEDFFAAGLDSLQAIQLSRALLVSLEKAGIKVSKEAAESRVIYAHPTVTQLAAYAFSLVSANHRQGSPTNGSGYIHDLPAAVPNKPAPADKGQVVVITGTTGALGSYLLDFTLKCSNVSKVICFNRAVNGLERQTVVSTSQGLSTDFSRAEFLHVNLAEPGLGLVPEVYSRLADEVDRVIHNAWPVNFNMSVASFEPHVRGVRHLVDFSAQAARKTVPITFISTIGTIEKWTTPEVLVPKKALPDWSLAAIGYGQSKLVSSTILDHSTKVSGVPSVIVRIGQVVGPRGKKGKWNSQEWLPSLVRSSVYLGLLPDSLSTFSDMGWAPVEDIANVVLEVSGVTSLWTVEEITGYIHAFNPKVTEWSSLIPILREFYGERIREVVSLEEWIDALDKSQVHPVGMDNNPAVKLLDTYRSAAEGAKMGFKAVPLAITRTESNSFTMRQMEEVSPQLMRNWCEQWQF from the exons ATGACAGGTGATACCTATGGCACTACCATCGCCCATGCCTTTAGTAGCGCCAAGGACACAGCAGCCAAGATGCTCTCCGGTGGAGAGTGCGGCAAGCGTCTCATACCCCATGTAATTGACGAGACGGCTCGTAAAACTCCCGATGTTGAGTGCATGTCGACTCCACGGAGCAACAATCGCCACGACGGATGGAAGCCTGTGAGCTGGGCTCAGGTCGCCAATGCCGTCAATTATGCGGCACAGATGCTTATCATGCAGGCTGAGCACCCGGCACCTGGCACGTTCCCCACAGTGGCCTACATCGGCTTGGAGGACCCGCGTTACCCCATCTTCGTGGTCGGCGCTATAAAGGCCGGCTATAAGGCCCTACTCATTTCGCCTCGCAACTCGATCGAGGCGCAAATGAACCTGTTCGCGAGGACAGATTGCAACATACTATATCATGAATTGCAGTACGCCTCAATGGTACAGCCGTGGGCGGACGCCAGGTCGGGCATGGAGGGTGTGGCTGTAGCTCCATTTGATGAGTGGGTTGCTGAAGGAGTGACGCCAGCTCTGTACACCAAGACATTTGCTGAGGCAGAATGGGACCCGTATGTAGTGCTACACACAAGTGGCAGTACCGGCCTTCCGAAACCTGTGGTGGTGCGGCATGGTATGGTCGCTATGAATGATCTTCATCGTTATATACCGGCGCGCAATGGCAACTTGGCTTGGCTTTCGACATGGACCAGCTTTCCCAATCCGCGCCACCTGCTCATCATGCCCTTGTTCCATACTGGAGGTCTCATGATCATGACTGTGTGCGCCTTCTACTATAATGCGCCGATCGCGTTCCGGGAGCCCTCTCGGCCTATCACAGGTGATAATGTGGTCGAGTGGTTGCAAAACAGTAACTCTGGGTGGACGTTCATTCCGCCGGCCATCCTAGACCATATGTCCCGCTCACAGCAGGCAATAATCGAGCTTAAAGAATTGCATGCCGtgggttgtggaggag GCGCTATCGCCCACGACTCGATTGACATTTTGCTAAGCCACGGCATTAAGACGATAAATGCCATTGCATGTACTGA gtatttttactttccttATTACTCTCAACCGGATCCCGCCATGTGGCCATGGTTCATCATCCACAAGGAGTTGATGGGCATTGAATGGCGGTTGATTGATGACGATACGTACGAGCAGGTCATAGTGCGCAAGGATAAGCACCCGGGGCTACAGGGTTGCTTCTATACCTTTCCCGAGCTAGACGAGTTCAGCACCAAAGATCTGTACCGGCCTCACCCAACATTGGCAGACCACTGGACATACGTGGGACGGGCTGATGACATAATTGTCTTCTCGACAGGAGAGAAGCTCAACCCTGTAACCATTGAGGGGGCCGTCATGGGTCACCCAGCAGTGTTCAGCGCGCAGGTCGTTGGCAGTAAGCAATTCCATGCCGCACTCATGATCGAGCCGATCCAGTATCCCAagagtgaggaagaaaaacagcatttccttgatgat CCAACTATTGAGAAGGTCAATGCCGAAACGGTTGCACATGGGCGTATCTCACGCGATTATGTCTTTTTGGCCGATCCACAAAAGCCATTTCCTCGTGCAGGTAAAGGCACTATCCAGCGCTCTATGGTGGAAAAGTTATACGCGGCAGACATTGAAGGGTTCTTTGACAACAGCAGAGATAAGTTGGTCATAGCTGTGGATCTTGACGTTACCTCTGAGACGGGATTTATGCATTTGGTTCGCGACTTGGTCCAGAGCGTGTTCAAAATCCGTCAATTGGACACCGAGGAGGATTTCTTTGCAGCTGGCTTGGACTCACTGCAAGCAATCCAACTCTCCCGTGCGTTGCTTGTCAGTCTAGAGAAAGCGGGCATTAAGGTCAGCAAGGAGGCGGCGGAATCAAGGGTTATTTATGCCCATCCGACGGTCACGCAGCTAGCGGCATACGCCTTCTCCCTGGTCAGTGCAAATCATAGACAGGGCAGTCCCACCAATGGCTCAGGG TACATTCACGACCTTCCTGCTGCAGTACCCAATAAGCCAGCTCCGGCTGACAAAGGACAAGTCGTTGTTATCACAGGCACAACGGGTGCACTAGGATCGTACCTGCTGGACTTCACCTTAAAATGCTCCAATGTTAGCAAAGTGATCTGTTTCAACCGTGCCGTCAACGGTCTAGAGCGACAGACTGTGGTAAGTACATCCCAGGGCTTATCGACTGATTTCTCCCGAGCCGAGTTCCTGCATGTCAACCTTGCAGAGCCAGGCTTAGGCCTTGTCCCCGAGGTATATAGTCGACTCGCCGATGAGGTGGACCGCGTAATCCACAACGCCTGGCCTGTCAACTTCAACATGTCCGTGGCGTCTTTTGAGCCACACGTCCGCGGCGTGCGTCACCTAGTCGATTTCAGCGCACAAGCGGCACGCAAAACTGTACCCATAACGTTCATTTCCACCATTGGAACAATTGAAAAGTGGACGACCCCAGAAGTGCTTGTACCCAAGAAGGCACTACCAGACTGGTCCCTCGCCGCAATAGGGTACGGCCAGTCCAAGCTCGTAAGCAGCACGATTCTCGACCACTCTACCAAGGTATCAGGCGTGCCTAGCGTTATAGTACGGATTGGACAAGTTGTAGGCCCGCGCGGGAAGAAGGGCAAATGGAATTCGCAAGAGTGGCTTCCAAGCTTGGTTCGCAGTTCCGTCTACCTAGGCCTCCTGCCTGACTCCCTTAGCACATTTAGTGATATGGGCTGGGCACCAGTTGAGGACATTGCAAATGTGGTACTGGAGGTTTCGGGTGTGACTTCTCTCTGGACCGTTGAAGAGATTACAGGGTATATCCATGCGTTCAATCCCAAGGTTACCGAGTGGTCTA
- a CDS encoding uncharacterized protein (aquaporin (major intrinsic protein family)): protein MLHVPYTFQNTFVAVVGEFVGTFMFLFFAFAGGQVSNTPKPAEGAAPNTSNLLYLSLSFGFSLLVNVWTFYRVTGGLFNPVVTLALCLCGGMHPVRGVLVFASQIIAGIASAGVVSCLFPGPLSVGTRLGGGTSISQGLFIEMFLTAHLVFVVIMLAVVKQKSTFLAPVGIGLVLFVNQLVGTYYTGCALNPARALGPDVINRSFPGYHWIYWVGPLLGSLLASGFYGFLSIFHYETVNPGQDFNQWEAAAGPGPWHEEINKHSGAPNHSHLSGDQPTLHQDNV, encoded by the exons ATGTTACACGTACCCTATACATTCCAAAATACCTTTGTTGCCGTTGTGGGAGAGTTTGTTGGAACTTTcatgttcctcttcttcgcatTTGCTGGTGGCCAGGTCTCCAACACCCCTAAGCCAGCTGAGGGGGCGGCACCAAACACTTCGAACCTACTCTATCTGTCCCTTTCCTTCGGATTTTCTCTGCTTGTGAATGTCTGGACATTTTACCGTGTGACGGGTGGCTTATTTAATCCAGTG GTCACTCTAGCTCTCTGCCTCTGCGGAGGCATGCATCCTGTTCGTGGTGTGTTAGTTTTTGCTTCTCAAATTATAGCGGGAATTGCATCAGCAGGCGTGGTTAGTTGCTTGTTCCCAGGACCTCTAAGTGTTGGGACCAGGCTGGGAGGTGGCACCTCAATCTCCCAGGGCCTGTTCATTGAGATGTTCCTGACAGCACACCTGGTATTTGTCGTGATTATGTTGGCTGTAGTGAAGCAAAAGTCAACGTTCCTCGCGCCTGTTGGGATCGGCCTGGTTTTATTTGTGAACCAACTAGTCG GAACCTACTATACCGGCTGTGCCCTCAACCCTGCGCGTGCCCTTGGCCCTGACGTGATCAACCGCAGCTTCCCAGGATATCACTGGATCTACTGGGTAGGACCATTACTGGGGTCTCTCCTTGCTTCTGGATTCTATGGTTTTCTCAGTATATTTCACTATGAGACCGTTAATCCGGGCCAAGATTTTAATCAGTGGGAGGCCGCTGCGGGCCCCGGCCCGTGGCACgaagaaataaacaagcaCAGCGGTGCGCCAAACCATTCACACTTATCAGGTGATCAGCCAACCCTCCATCAAGACAATGTGTGA